A stretch of Dietzia lutea DNA encodes these proteins:
- a CDS encoding ABC transporter ATP-binding protein, producing the protein MTAGPGPGPASGPGLAPGPAPVLEFADVSLSFGNLTAIDGVDFTVNEDELFAIIGPNGAGKTSIFNVLSGVYRPQKGSVTLRGRQLLGLRPHRIARLGVARTFQNVELFANLTLVDNLMLGRHVKFRYGTLAAIVWVGPARRQEELHRAAVEEIIDLLELQAWRKLPVGLLPYGIQKRIELGRALAMEPEILLLDEPVAGMNLEETEDTARFLLAIRQEYRTPMILVEHDMSLVMDIADRVLAIDFGAPLALGSPAEVQNHPAVVEAYLGGQATTSATDGGGS; encoded by the coding sequence GTGACCGCCGGCCCCGGCCCCGGCCCCGCGTCCGGCCCCGGCCTCGCGCCCGGCCCGGCTCCGGTGCTGGAGTTCGCGGACGTGAGCCTGTCCTTCGGGAACCTCACCGCGATCGACGGCGTCGACTTCACGGTGAACGAGGACGAGTTGTTCGCGATCATCGGCCCCAACGGCGCCGGCAAGACGAGCATCTTCAACGTCCTGTCCGGCGTGTACCGGCCGCAGAAGGGGTCGGTGACGCTGCGGGGGCGGCAGCTCCTCGGGCTGCGTCCGCACCGGATCGCCCGCCTGGGCGTCGCCCGGACCTTCCAGAACGTCGAGCTCTTCGCGAACCTCACGCTGGTCGACAACCTCATGCTCGGACGGCACGTGAAGTTCCGGTACGGCACCCTCGCCGCGATCGTCTGGGTGGGACCGGCCCGGCGTCAGGAGGAACTCCACCGCGCGGCGGTCGAGGAGATCATCGACCTGCTCGAGCTCCAGGCGTGGCGCAAGCTCCCGGTTGGTCTGCTGCCCTACGGCATCCAGAAGCGGATCGAACTGGGTCGGGCTCTGGCGATGGAGCCGGAGATCCTGCTCCTCGACGAGCCCGTCGCCGGGATGAACCTCGAGGAGACCGAGGACACGGCCCGGTTCCTGCTCGCGATCCGGCAGGAGTACCGGACCCCGATGATCCTGGTGGAGCACGACATGAGCCTGGTCATGGACATCGCGGACCGGGTGCTCGCGATCGATTTCGGGGCCCCGCTCGCGCTCGGCAGCCCGGCGGAGGTCCAGAACCACCCGGCCGTGGTGGAGGCCTACCTGGGTGGCCAGGCCACCACGTCCGCGACCGACGGGGGCGGATCATGA
- a CDS encoding ABC transporter ATP-binding protein: protein MLSVRNLEVVYGDAMLVIRGASFDVPDGHIVALLGANGAGKSTLLRAVSGLLDVHNGEITKGAVTLDGDDLGSLSAPAIARRGIKHVLEGRRIFKEFSVEENLRIGAHVRRRHIREGLGRVYDLFPVLRERRHRVAGYLSGGEQQMLAIGRALMSEPRYLLLDEPSLGLAPKMVEQIRDIIVEINAQGTGVLLVEQNAAMALSIARHGYVVETGRVVMDRPAAELLNDDDIREFYLGARSDTPGSYRDVKQYRRRKRWAS from the coding sequence ATGCTCTCAGTTCGGAACCTCGAGGTCGTCTACGGTGACGCGATGCTCGTCATCCGAGGCGCGAGCTTCGACGTGCCGGACGGCCACATCGTGGCGCTGCTCGGCGCCAACGGTGCAGGTAAGTCCACTCTTCTGCGCGCGGTGTCCGGGTTGCTCGACGTGCACAACGGGGAGATCACCAAGGGCGCCGTCACGCTCGACGGCGACGACCTGGGCAGCCTCAGCGCCCCGGCGATCGCCCGCCGCGGGATCAAGCACGTCCTCGAGGGCCGCCGGATCTTCAAGGAGTTCTCAGTCGAGGAGAACCTGCGGATCGGCGCCCACGTCCGCCGCCGGCACATCCGCGAGGGGCTCGGGCGCGTGTACGACCTCTTCCCGGTCCTGCGAGAGCGACGGCACCGGGTGGCCGGGTACCTGTCGGGAGGCGAGCAGCAGATGCTCGCGATCGGTCGGGCGCTGATGTCCGAACCCCGCTACCTTCTGCTGGACGAGCCGAGCCTGGGCCTGGCTCCCAAGATGGTCGAGCAGATCCGCGACATCATCGTGGAGATCAACGCGCAGGGGACCGGCGTCCTGCTGGTCGAGCAGAACGCGGCGATGGCGCTGTCGATCGCCCGGCACGGCTACGTGGTGGAGACGGGCCGCGTGGTCATGGACCGGCCGGCGGCGGAGCTGCTCAACGACGACGATATCCGCGAGTTCTACCTGGGCGCGCGGTCCGACACCCCGGGCTCCTACCGGGACGTCAAACAGTACCGCCGGCGCAAGAGGTGGGCGTCGTGA
- a CDS encoding MFS transporter, producing MATPDGNTDPHASTTAVDETISAEPVPRHRIILASLIGTTIEFYDFYIFATAAVSVFPLLFFAGGDASTALLASMATFGTAFIARPLGSIVFGHYGDRLGRKVTLVGALLTMGIATFLIGLLPTIHQIGLWAPAMLTILRFFQGIGLGGEWSGAALLASETAQPGKRGFAAMWPQLGAPFGFILANGIFLLLTVWFAYDSTAAELSDPFLVWGWRLPFLLSIVMVGVGLYVRLRIEETPVFARAVANNERVKTPVSEVFRRNWWEIILGTFIMLATYGLFYLMTTWILSFAIGSEETGGLGYGYQSFLIIQVIAILLFAAFVPVAGWLADVLGRRRMLIGVTAAIIVFGLSFGWWLEPEAMGTGDDLDVTRMLLFLCVGMMLMGLTFGPMSAVLPELFPTNTRYTGSGVAYNFSAILGAALTPFVAVWLVQNYSVAYVGYYLVGLSVLTIISLILAPETSKTSMYTEESRSEDALS from the coding sequence ATGGCAACGCCGGACGGGAACACCGATCCCCATGCGAGCACGACCGCGGTCGACGAGACGATCTCGGCCGAGCCGGTGCCCCGTCACCGGATCATCCTCGCCTCGCTCATCGGCACCACGATCGAGTTCTACGACTTCTACATCTTCGCCACCGCCGCGGTGTCGGTCTTCCCGCTGCTGTTCTTCGCCGGCGGCGACGCCAGCACGGCACTGCTGGCGTCGATGGCCACGTTCGGCACGGCGTTCATCGCCCGCCCGCTCGGGTCCATCGTCTTCGGGCACTACGGCGACCGCCTCGGCCGCAAGGTCACCCTGGTGGGCGCGCTGCTCACGATGGGTATCGCGACGTTCCTCATAGGACTGTTGCCGACCATCCACCAGATCGGCCTGTGGGCCCCGGCGATGCTGACGATCCTGCGCTTCTTCCAGGGCATCGGCCTCGGCGGGGAGTGGTCGGGCGCGGCGCTGCTGGCGTCGGAGACGGCGCAGCCGGGTAAGCGCGGGTTCGCCGCGATGTGGCCCCAGCTCGGCGCACCGTTCGGCTTCATCCTGGCCAACGGCATCTTCCTCTTGCTGACCGTGTGGTTCGCCTACGACTCCACCGCCGCGGAGCTGTCGGACCCGTTCCTCGTGTGGGGCTGGCGCCTGCCGTTCCTGCTGTCGATCGTCATGGTCGGCGTGGGCCTGTACGTGCGGCTGCGCATCGAGGAGACGCCGGTCTTCGCCCGCGCGGTCGCCAACAACGAGCGCGTCAAGACCCCGGTGTCGGAGGTGTTCCGCCGCAACTGGTGGGAGATCATCCTCGGCACGTTCATCATGCTGGCCACCTACGGCCTGTTCTACCTCATGACCACGTGGATCCTGTCGTTCGCGATCGGTAGCGAGGAGACCGGCGGGCTCGGTTACGGCTACCAGTCGTTCCTCATCATCCAGGTCATCGCGATCCTGCTGTTCGCGGCGTTCGTCCCGGTGGCCGGCTGGCTGGCCGACGTGCTGGGGCGCCGCCGCATGCTCATCGGCGTCACCGCCGCGATCATCGTCTTCGGCCTGAGCTTCGGCTGGTGGCTCGAGCCCGAGGCCATGGGCACCGGTGACGACCTCGACGTCACCCGCATGCTGCTCTTCCTGTGCGTGGGCATGATGCTCATGGGCCTGACCTTCGGCCCGATGTCGGCGGTGCTGCCGGAGCTGTTCCCCACCAACACCCGCTACACGGGGTCGGGCGTGGCGTACAACTTTTCGGCGATCCTGGGCGCGGCGCTCACCCCGTTCGTCGCGGTGTGGCTCGTGCAGAACTACTCGGTCGCCTACGTCGGCTACTACCTGGTCGGTCTGTCCGTGCTGACGATCATCTCGCTGATCCTCGCGCCGGAAACCAGTAAGACCTCGATGTACACGGAGGAGTCGCGCTCGGAGGACGCCCTGTCGTGA
- a CDS encoding dihydrofolate reductase family protein, with protein sequence MGTLSYTATVSLDGYVADADGDFQWSAPDAEVFRFHVDRMGAVAHEVLGRHTYALMEYWQNPPEGEEWGPDEQEFARRWQAIPRTLVSSTMTAADLASDTDRLVPRLDPGTLRRIVDEADGEVEIFGPTTAAEAIRAGMVSDFLFFVVPKVVGGGLRAMPPDARLDLELAEQRVFGGGTVFLHYRSR encoded by the coding sequence ATGGGCACGTTGAGTTACACCGCGACCGTCTCGCTCGACGGGTACGTCGCGGACGCGGACGGGGACTTCCAGTGGTCCGCGCCGGACGCCGAGGTCTTCCGGTTCCACGTGGACCGCATGGGGGCCGTCGCCCACGAGGTGCTGGGGCGCCACACCTACGCGCTGATGGAGTACTGGCAGAACCCACCTGAAGGCGAGGAGTGGGGCCCCGACGAACAGGAGTTCGCGCGGCGCTGGCAGGCGATCCCGCGGACACTCGTCTCATCCACCATGACGGCCGCCGACCTCGCCTCGGACACCGACCGCCTGGTGCCGCGTCTCGACCCGGGCACCCTGCGCCGCATCGTCGACGAGGCCGACGGTGAGGTGGAGATATTCGGTCCGACCACCGCGGCGGAGGCGATCCGCGCGGGGATGGTGAGCGACTTCCTGTTCTTCGTCGTCCCGAAGGTGGTCGGCGGGGGCCTGCGCGCGATGCCGCCGGACGCACGCCTGGATCTGGAGCTCGCCGAGCAGCGCGTCTTCGGAGGCGGGACGGTGTTCCTGCACTACCGGAGCCGGTGA
- a CDS encoding UDP-N-acetylmuramoyl-L-alanyl-D-glutamate--2,6-diaminopimelate ligase: MTRSTEESAGRARSVRASPDVPQRAPITAADLSRFLGTPVVGGSGAAARVAADLVVVDITDDSRSVSTGHAYLALPGSHHHGLDFEAEAAEAGAVVAISDRPSAALPTLVVGDPRAVSGPLSAWFHGCPSHAMRVFGVTGTNGKTSAAHFLEAGLAAAGESSGLISGVAIRGAGLDLRPVRTTPEAPMLQHTLGRFFRGGATACAMEVSSHAIDQGRIDGVRFRTVAFTNLGHDHLDYHHTMEEYYRVKASLFTSARADTAVVSVDDPHGRRLAAESEPPTWTCSVRDVGADVYAEDIVCDGTGSRFTARTPLGAVPIHLRVLGPHQVPNALVALTGLLADDIDPLAAAEGISRLSRVPGRCEPVHAGQSFTALVDYMHNEPGQRALLPYLRSMATGRLILVIGATGGRDRTKRRPLGRTAASFADLVIVTDESPEDEDPAALRAEVLAGAREAAVVRARETAGVEVMEEPDRGQALALAVAVAGPGDVVVVAGRGSEVSRRYGPLRDDFDDRARLLQAILGSSAKNPGQRSA; encoded by the coding sequence GTGACCCGATCAACCGAAGAGTCCGCGGGACGCGCCCGATCCGTCCGCGCCAGCCCTGACGTGCCCCAGCGGGCACCGATCACCGCCGCAGACCTCTCCCGATTCCTCGGAACTCCGGTGGTGGGCGGTTCGGGGGCGGCAGCCCGGGTGGCGGCCGACCTCGTCGTCGTCGACATCACCGACGACTCCCGGAGCGTCTCCACCGGACACGCCTACCTCGCCCTGCCGGGCAGCCACCACCACGGCCTCGACTTCGAGGCCGAGGCCGCCGAGGCAGGCGCCGTGGTCGCGATCAGCGACCGCCCGTCGGCCGCGCTGCCGACCCTCGTCGTCGGCGACCCCCGCGCGGTGAGCGGCCCGCTCAGCGCGTGGTTCCACGGCTGCCCGTCCCACGCGATGCGGGTCTTCGGCGTCACCGGAACCAACGGCAAGACCAGCGCCGCCCACTTCCTCGAGGCCGGCCTCGCCGCGGCGGGCGAGAGCAGCGGGTTGATCTCGGGCGTCGCGATCCGCGGTGCAGGCCTCGACCTGCGGCCTGTCCGGACGACGCCCGAGGCGCCGATGCTCCAGCACACGCTCGGCCGGTTCTTCCGCGGCGGCGCCACCGCGTGCGCGATGGAGGTCTCCTCGCACGCGATCGACCAGGGCCGCATCGACGGGGTCCGCTTCCGCACGGTGGCGTTCACCAACCTGGGCCACGACCACCTCGACTACCACCACACGATGGAGGAGTACTACCGGGTCAAGGCGTCGCTGTTCACGTCGGCGCGCGCTGACACGGCGGTGGTCTCCGTCGACGACCCTCACGGGCGCCGGCTCGCCGCAGAGTCGGAACCACCCACGTGGACGTGCTCGGTCCGCGACGTGGGGGCGGACGTCTACGCCGAGGACATCGTGTGCGACGGCACGGGTTCGCGCTTCACCGCCCGGACGCCGCTCGGCGCCGTGCCGATCCACCTGCGGGTCCTGGGGCCGCACCAGGTGCCCAACGCTCTCGTCGCGCTGACCGGCCTCCTCGCCGACGACATCGACCCACTCGCGGCGGCCGAGGGCATCTCCCGACTGTCCCGGGTCCCGGGGCGCTGCGAGCCGGTGCACGCCGGGCAGTCGTTCACCGCGCTCGTCGACTACATGCACAACGAGCCCGGCCAGCGCGCGCTGCTGCCCTACCTGCGGTCGATGGCCACCGGGCGGTTGATCCTGGTGATCGGGGCGACCGGCGGACGCGACCGCACCAAGAGGCGCCCGCTCGGGCGGACGGCGGCGTCCTTCGCCGACCTGGTGATCGTCACCGACGAGAGCCCCGAGGACGAGGACCCGGCCGCCCTCCGCGCCGAGGTCCTCGCCGGCGCGCGCGAGGCCGCGGTGGTCCGCGCGCGTGAGACCGCGGGGGTCGAGGTGATGGAGGAGCCGGACAGGGGACAGGCTCTGGCCCTCGCCGTGGCGGTGGCCGGGCCGGGGGACGTGGTGGTCGTCGCCGGTCGTGGGAGCGAGGTGTCCCGACGCTACGGGCCGCTCCGAGACGACTTCGACGACCGCGCCCGTCTACTGCAGGCGATCCTCGGGTCCTCGGCGAAGAACCCCGGACAACGCTCAGCGTAA
- a CDS encoding NAD(P)/FAD-dependent oxidoreductase, whose protein sequence is MTGYSHSPMNSGPSTENRHRVVIIGSGFGGLAAARALEKADVDVTLVARTGHHLFQPLLYQVATGILSVGEIAPSTRLVLRDQKNVTVALGEVDQIDVTARTVHATAGHVDFELEYDSLIVAAGANQSYFGNDHFEHWAPGMKSIDDALELRSRIMGCFEQAEVTDDEEERRRLLTFVVVGAGPTGVEMAGQIAELARRTLKHSFRRIDPARARVILVDAAPAVLPPFGNRLGNAARARLEEIGVEIQLNAMVTDVDYYGIEVKDPDGSRRRIDATCKIWSAGVQASPLGRMLAEQTGAEVDRAGRVLVNKDLSLPGRPEIFVIGDMINLDNLPGVSPVAIQGGKYVAKQIAREVATGRSPAARRPFKYFDKGSMATVSRYSAVAKIGPFQLQGFIAWVLWLLVHLAFLIGFRNRVITLLSWGLHMGDHRSHLNSTARWAYGRQALARAEQSAERETDRATADRDTDRAPAD, encoded by the coding sequence ATGACCGGATACTCGCACTCGCCGATGAACAGTGGACCGTCGACGGAGAACCGCCATCGCGTCGTCATCATCGGGTCGGGATTCGGTGGGCTCGCCGCCGCCCGGGCGCTGGAGAAGGCCGACGTCGACGTCACGCTCGTCGCCCGGACCGGCCACCACCTCTTCCAGCCGCTGCTGTACCAGGTCGCGACGGGCATCTTGTCCGTCGGCGAGATCGCGCCCTCGACCCGGCTCGTGCTGCGGGACCAGAAGAACGTGACCGTCGCGCTGGGGGAGGTGGACCAGATCGACGTCACCGCCAGGACAGTGCACGCGACGGCCGGGCACGTCGACTTCGAGCTCGAGTACGACAGCCTCATCGTCGCCGCCGGGGCCAACCAGTCGTACTTCGGCAACGATCACTTCGAGCACTGGGCGCCGGGCATGAAGTCCATCGACGACGCGCTGGAACTGCGGAGCCGCATCATGGGCTGCTTCGAGCAGGCCGAGGTGACGGACGACGAGGAGGAGCGGCGCCGGCTGCTCACCTTCGTCGTCGTCGGCGCCGGCCCGACCGGGGTGGAGATGGCGGGGCAGATCGCCGAGCTGGCGCGGCGGACCCTCAAGCACAGCTTCCGGCGGATCGACCCGGCGCGGGCCCGCGTCATCCTTGTCGACGCCGCCCCGGCGGTGCTCCCGCCGTTCGGCAACAGGCTCGGCAACGCCGCCCGTGCGCGTCTCGAGGAGATCGGGGTGGAGATCCAGCTCAACGCCATGGTCACCGACGTGGACTACTACGGGATCGAGGTCAAGGACCCGGACGGGTCACGGCGCCGCATCGACGCCACCTGCAAGATCTGGTCGGCCGGCGTCCAGGCGAGCCCGCTGGGCAGGATGCTCGCCGAGCAGACCGGCGCCGAGGTGGACCGGGCGGGACGTGTGCTGGTGAACAAGGACCTCTCCCTGCCGGGTCGGCCGGAGATCTTCGTGATCGGCGACATGATCAACCTCGACAACCTGCCCGGCGTCTCGCCCGTCGCCATCCAGGGCGGCAAGTACGTCGCCAAGCAGATCGCCCGCGAGGTGGCGACGGGGCGGTCGCCGGCCGCGCGTCGCCCGTTCAAGTACTTCGACAAGGGCTCCATGGCGACCGTGTCCCGCTACAGCGCGGTGGCCAAGATCGGCCCGTTCCAGCTGCAGGGCTTCATCGCCTGGGTGCTGTGGCTGCTCGTGCACCTGGCGTTCCTCATCGGCTTCCGGAACCGGGTCATCACCCTGCTGTCCTGGGGGCTGCACATGGGCGACCATCGCTCGCACCTGAACTCCACGGCCCGGTGGGCGTACGGACGGCAGGCCCTCGCTCGCGCGGAGCAGTCCGCCGAGCGCGAGACCGACCGCGCGACCGCCGACCGGGACACCGACCGAGCCCCGGCCGACTGA